ATTTGCATTAAACCTTCCATAATTTTGgcattaattatatatttaatacAATTTGATTAaggaaaaattgacataaataatcccacctttcactcatcttctcaaaataatcccaactttgaattattttaaaataatccaaactttagggGTTACCTTCTGAAAATAATCCAAACTATCAATTTGTCTATGTAGAATAGACCCAAAATGGATTAGTAATGACAAGAAAAAAAGACttcggattattttgagaaggtaacccctaaagtttagattattctaaaataatacaaagtttagattatttttagaagatgtgtgaaagttgggattatttatgtcaatttttcctttGATTAATTCAATTTGTAAATGAGGGTACTATAGACTATTCTATAATGCACAAGGAGCTCAAGAGTTCTCTTATAAAGTAGAGATAAATATACCGCACAAGGAGCTCCCAATCTCGGGCCTTACATAAGCCACCCTTTTTGGAAAATGCAGCACGACGAGGCACAACTTGTGGGCGGTGCCATGGACCGGACCTAGACAGACGGCCCAGCCCCTACTCTGAGTACTCTCTCAAGAGTCTCGAGTCTCGAGTCTCGACCTTCACTAACTGGTTTATACCCCAATTTTTATTTGGGTAGAAATGTCCATGACTTGATCTGCAGAAGGTCGTTGCGTTGCTGCTTTGATCCCTCCCTCCAAAAAGTATCAGCAGGTTATTCCTTCAATATCAATGAGGTAGCACCTTAAACTTCTCTGAAtttattcaattttgtttatacttttgaagaacaaaaaaaaaatgtcgaATCCCCCACAGAGAATCATCAAAACTCTTCTCAAATTTCACCTCAATGTAATTCACAATCAAACCCAGATTTCTTCTTCAATCACAAAACCCTTGAGTCAAAATGCACGTAGGTTTTCCACTAATTTGTCAAATGGGTTCGCAAATTCAGCTCTTAAAGCTTCCAAAACCTATTTAAATCCTTGTTTTCCATCTTCAGTTTCAAGACCCATTTCCTCAAATGGTGTTTTATGCCCTAGATTAAGCTCTTGGAAGTCATCTTTTGGGGTTTATTGTAGGAATTACTCCGTTGGTAATGTTAAAGTGAATGGGATATCTGTGAAAACCATGGGTTTTGAGAAATTGGTGTTTAATCCACTAAGGATTAGGCAGTTTTCTACCAAGATGTCTAATTTTGGGAGCAAGCTTAATGCTGGTAAAATGAATAAGAACGCGGCTAAGAAAGTGGTTGAGAAGCCATTGTCGGCAATTAGCTCGTTGTTTGCGCGGTACAGGGGAGCTATTGGGCTGCAAATTGAGGGGTTCTGGAAGAGGAATTTCTTGCTTATGGTGGGGGCAGGTGGTGTGATGGTTTGCATTGTGTTGTGGaggatcatgtttgggattgctAATACTTTTGTTGGATTGTCTGAAGGAATGGCCAAGTATGGATTCCTTGCTCTTTCCAGTGCCATGGTTGCGTTTGCTGTAAGCCTTTTACATTTCtgcattttaattttaacatAGGGGTAGTTATTTTGGCTTGTTATGTGTTGTTTTTGTGTTGGATTGCTTGTAGCACCTAtaataatgaaaatttgtgaaCTTGGTATTTTCAGAATCTTCCTCAATTTTTGTGCATTATGTCTGGTTTGCTCATTCTCAATGCTTTTATTGTTCTCCCCTAAACCGTATTGTATTAGGCCATATTGTTGATGTTATTCTGCTTTCCACTTACCCGTATTGCTTGTACTAGTTTCTAATTCTTCTGATTGATTATAAAGCTAGGGATCTAGAAGGGAAAAAATAGCCTATTCACAATGGTTTAGTTTACTTCCCCACAATATTCTTTGGAGAGAACCTTACTGCCAAAATTATTTGCAGTTACAAATAGCTATATCGATATATTTCATTGAAACAAATTGCACTTCTGGTTGGTGTTGTATATTTTCCTGGTAATTCTTGGTTATTGAGGTGTCGAGACATAGAGGTTGGAAGTGGCAAGGGACAATTTCGTGACaaattgatgaatgaattttgGTTGTTGTAGGATACACCAAAGTCATGAAACCAATATCACCGAGCTTGCTCCAATTAACCCCTACCTTTTGAAATTTCTTCATCAATAGCGTTCCGTTTCTGTAAACTTTGCAGGAAAGATTATAGTAAGACTTGCAACATATAGTTGTAGTAGAACTGCACCTATTATAGTTTTGTACTTTTTCACTTACTAAAGTATTTTTCCAAGAACCTGTTGCTTCTCTTTCTAGGGCCCCTCTTTGTGGCTTAGAAATAAAAGAATACTAACTAGAAATTTAAAGGGGAAGCCGTAGTGCAAGCTTTAGCTGTTGCTATGTTCAATGTCAAAGGGAACTGGATCTCAAGCCACTCCATTGTACATTTTAAGTATCCCACTCTTTTCAGTAGGGCTCTGTAAATTAATGTTTGTTGGCTTTTGGTTCCTTGCACAACTCGAGGCAACTATGGATGAATAGGATTGAATCTACAGGTGTACTTTTGCAGCGGAAAGATTCTAATTGTGTATTTAGTTTTAGGAGCACAAATGAATTTCTATTTAGTCTGTAGAGGGTGACTGGTGCCTTATCTCAGTTAGATGCTGGAGCTGGTGATTGTTTGTTTAGTAATTTCAATTAGAAGTTCCTTTTTTGTCAGAGAAAGTTGATTCTTGTTTTGGCGATTGTTTTCTCTTCAAAGAGCACCTATTGTCTAAATTCTGAGGCTCGTTAGGGACTATGTGGTTTGGAGACTGAACACTACAGTTTCTGAGTTTTCAGATTTTTTAATAACAATTGCCGCAGAAATTTGTAGCCACTTTGATCAAGATCCTAACTCATGGGTCCTGACAGTCTACTAGAGGGGAAATGTTGTGTTTGCTGGGCTATATACATCTGGACCTACCTAAACCTTCCAGCAGTAGGATTTGCATTGGTGCTATTGAGAACATGATTAGGGGCAATGAGCAGATAGAGTCGTTTAGAGCTGTGTTGGGATTGTTTGTGAAATACTATGTTCTAGACATGCTCCTTATTCAGAATCAAAGTTCTTCTGCAATCAGTTGCCTATACGAGAAACATAGAGAAGATTGTAATCTGAAGATTTGAATCTAATGGTGGGTGTATCATAAATTGCAGCTTAAACTTTCTTTTTGCTATAAAAGAAAATGTTTTTGGGACTTAGCACTAGTTGTGAGTTTTCCGTAGATAAATGGTCACTCttagaaaatggttttattGTTCAACACTTCAACCAGCTTCCCTGTTCTTACAGCATGTTTATACTCGATCTTAGTTCTTCTTTTCACTTatctcctccttcctctttgTCTGGAAATTTGATAATAGAATGAATCAAGACCTGAACATGCGTTTGCCTCTTTAAACAGGGATAAACAATGTATACTTTACAGTACTTGCTACAGTCTCTCTGGTTTTAGTCTTACATGGAGAAGTTTCCATACCACAACTTTAGTGCTAAATAAACATGGCTGAAAAGCCTACTCGGATTAATTATAGAGATCCTTCAGAGTTCAGACAATGGTGAAACAAATGACTCATTCTTCTACACTTCTACAGAAAACTTTATAAAGAATTTGACTGATCACTTTACCTAAACCAGTGTTGATGTAATTAAGAATTTATCTCCGACTCACTATAAAATACTTAATTCAAGTgcaaatattttttctttttggtaattttttctTCCTCCTCCCTATCATGGAAAAAGCATACTTCATCCGTTCAATAAAATATTGTACCATTTGCCTTTCAAGGAAGTTTCATATATATTGTGCCATTTCTATTTATCAAAATCTAATATCTCCTTTCATACTTCAAATTCCGAATATACCCTCGCTGGCATTTTCTAAGTTCCTTGGTCACTTCATCACTTGGGCTTTGTGGTTTTCACATGGTTTTTGTGGTTTCTTCTCAGTTCTCACATTTTACCCACTTTCTTAATTCTTGTGCCTCACCGCATGGTGCATATTTTGCGAACAAAGGAATGATATGACATGGATGAAGCTGTATAATTGATAAAATAAAGAAACCTTTGACCGAGGCTTCATTTGGTTCAATATTagtaaaggaaaggaagagaaaggaaaggaaataaaatatattttcctATGTTTGGTATGATGAAAGGAAATGATAGGAATCCCATGTTTGGTACAACATTAGTAAAGGAAGGGAAGAGAAGGGAAGGGAAAACGTGGGTTTAAGATTAATATTTTGTTTGAcagattttaattttctctttccttccaaattcctCCAACTTTGGGAGGAAAGAAATTGAGACTTTTAAAAAGGTAGCTTTCTTTCCAATTCCCTTCCTTTCCTTCCATTTCCCATATAATTTTTGGAACCAAACACAAGAAACATTATTTTtcatttcctttcttttcttttccttccaattcctccTTAGCTGACAgtccttttcatttgtttcattCTCTATGAAAGAGTCACTAGCTCACTATTAGTGTGCATATGTTATTCAGCTTTTGTTACTATAGATTAACGTGTGTCACTGAAGTGACTCCTGTTTATTTTTAGTAATGTCCAAATAATGTGGCACCGCAAGAGACCATTAGATGAACCCGTGAAGAAAGTAATATTAGTTCATAGAGGCTGAAGATGTTTAGATAATGGTTACCATTGTCCTCTAAGTCATATTGCTACCAACCCAAAAATTCAGATGTTCTCAATTTCATGTGGACTTTATTTTGAGTACAAAAACTAGCAAATTTTTTTGCTACAAACAGTTGTCTTCAGATTAAACAGCAATTGCAGTTAAAAATAAAGCTTACAACACATTATGTCTTCTACCTGAAAAAAACATATTATGTCAGCAATCAAATAACCCGGCTGCAGCTTCATATTGTTACTTAGATGCAATGAGTATGAGGACATGTTAAATTTTTTCCGAAGAACAATTACGCGCATTTATTAAATCCTGTACCCAAACAGCTCCCTTACCCACCATGTTTAATTCCTACACGTTTCTCAAACCCACCACAACACCAAACCCATCCTTCACCTGACATCGTCTACTGGTAAGTCCCAGAACTGTTTTTCAACAGTTAAGCCATTCGGGAACATCAACGCCTCGCTGATGAGGAGCTTCAAGGCTATCAAACGAGGTCTTGCTTCAAAGTGTCACAACATATGGGAAAATGGTTTGTTGCTTCCAGCACCGAGAAGTGAGTGCCGACTACTATCCACCTTGCGGACAAGGTGGAAGTTTGGGGGGCCAGTAATGCAATGAACTGATATTATGAAGAGAGTTATTTTAGGAAATAGCTTTATAAGTCAGTATGGTCGTCTTGGGGAATAAGTTAGGGGGTTAGTTAGGAAGaagtactatatatatatagagataTTTGAGAATGGGGGATGTGGAATATTGTTGACTGAATTGGTTGAGCTTTTAAGAGTTCACTGGGAGAGAATCAAGCCTCTGGAATGCTTGAATATCTTTACATTTTGCTGTAATTTTTGCATCTTTTAGGATCTGTTGGATTCTTCTTGTAAtctattttttgtttaattatcgtGCCAGTGAATTAAACTTGGCAACCTAACCCTAAATTGATCGAGTTATATATGCAATGGCTGCTTCTTGTGTAACGCCATATTTGTTTTGTAGTAGAGTTAAGGAGAAGTGTATAACTTCCTATTGCTACTTGTCTTGGTTGTCAACGAACGATGATTTGGTGAAGTTTTACAGAACTACTTTATCCTAAGTGCTAACCTTTAGAAACTGTATTACCAAACTCTTATCTACTTGACTCATACAACCCATTTGTTAGCCAGCCAtaaatggtgtcaatgggaatgaacttgtaaggaaaatcaatatccaTTCCCATGGTAATCCTAGTTCACTCAAAATTAGCTCTTTTTTCTTCATTAATTTCCATTACCATTTGGGGAGTGGTATTGGGTGAGAATGCAactttatgaagaaaaacacaagtttgatactccctccgttcttgaatgttagtcctCTTTCCGTATTGAGTTGTTTTTATTTGttagtcccttttggaataTTTCCTTATTTGTCCAACATTTATCCCCGTTATACTCTTGTAAATAACCAAATGACCGACTTGTTTACTCCCAAGTAAACCTCTGTCTCCATAATACCCCTTAATTATGTATCTCTCCTACCCACATGTGTTAGATTCTATTGAGATTTACTCCGTATGTGACAAGTGTACTTAAGTTGGATTGTCCTAGATTCTAAAagggactaacattcaagaagGGAGGGAGTGCAAGATTTCATTATCATGGACACTATGATGCTatttttcttgccaaataaCTTAGATTTATTCTCATTCCCACCATTTATTACAAGCTACCAAACGGGCCGGTAGAGTCATAGTATTAGTGGTTATGGTGTGTCGATGTGTGATTCTGATAACCTCTCTATGTATTCTCCGGGACTTCCCATAAACTTGTAAACTAGAGAGTTTCTTTACTGCTAACCATCAATATGAAGTATGTTGTTGCAAGTGAAATCCTTTAAACACTGTATTGTAGAACGGGGAACACTCCAAAAGAACTGGGAACACTCTAAAATATGGaatgaatatggaaataggGAATTAGGGATCAGCCTGACCcgcttttagtttatttttaatgGAATGCAGAAGTGAAGAGCTCTAGGAATAATTATCTACTCCCTCCGCCCCCAAaatgaatttcaaacttatttttTTGTCCCAATTTCCCAAAAGAACTTCGTAGTTTTACTTTATATTTCTAAATCCCATcaatctttttctctctctattcCAGTGTTTAAAAAAGCGCAAAGCGCACTAAAGCGATATGAGTCCTAGAGCTTAAGCATAAAGCGCAAAGCACGAGCTTCATCGCAGTGAAGCGCACTTTTTAagaattcaaggtttctttacCATTATGGATATATATCTTACTAAAATAACCACAGAAACACATAAACATCAGATTTTCTTCCCTAGTGCTCCTTGTTTTAACAAAATGAAGCATATAACATAATGTTTATCATGTAATGTCCACTAGGAAACAAATATACTATGCTTCATTTTGTCACctgggggaggggggggggggtttgacCTTCTTGTGTGACTTGAGGCTTGAAATGGAATACTATAATTGTCACCTGCGTTTATCCACACATCATGTTGGTAATTGTGCTGTGTAGCCAAATTCTGTTGTCATACATGGCACATTTCCTGTCGGAACTGATTTTTAACCCCTAATTTAAATTTGTTTCTTTTGTTATTCTTCCTTTAGGGCCTGTATCTTCGCTCAAGACATACAATCAACCCAGATAAAGTTTATAGGATGGCCATGAAGGAGCTCAATACATCTGCTAGCATACTTGAAGTTATGGGTGCCCCTCTTGCTGGAACGGACTTAAGAGCATATGTGATGTCAGGAGGTGGGCTTACAATGTCCAAACTCAAACCCAGGCTGAGGAGTAAGCGTTGTTTTCTGATCTTTCCTATACGAGGATCTGATAATAGAGGGTTAGTGAGCGTTCAGGTCAAGAAGAAAGAGGGCAAGGTTTGTTTCTATAATTTATGCTAGCTATTTCCTTATTACTTGATTCTAGAGGTTAGTGATACGTTGGTCATCTTTGCTTGCTCATCCAACTACATTAAGACAGGGTCCCTCACAAACACATACCAAGGAGCTAAACAATAGTAGTAGATACAAATCTGGTTTATACAGTGTTCCCTGCTAGATAATATTTAGCAAGGAGCTAAACATGATAATACAGTGTTCCCTGCAACATAACAAA
This sequence is a window from Spinacia oleracea cultivar Varoflay chromosome 1, BTI_SOV_V1, whole genome shotgun sequence. Protein-coding genes within it:
- the LOC110791142 gene encoding uncharacterized protein codes for the protein MSNPPQRIIKTLLKFHLNVIHNQTQISSSITKPLSQNARRFSTNLSNGFANSALKASKTYLNPCFPSSVSRPISSNGVLCPRLSSWKSSFGVYCRNYSVGNVKVNGISVKTMGFEKLVFNPLRIRQFSTKMSNFGSKLNAGKMNKNAAKKVVEKPLSAISSLFARYRGAIGLQIEGFWKRNFLLMVGAGGVMVCIVLWRIMFGIANTFVGLSEGMAKYGFLALSSAMVAFAGLYLRSRHTINPDKVYRMAMKELNTSASILEVMGAPLAGTDLRAYVMSGGGLTMSKLKPRLRSKRCFLIFPIRGSDNRGLVSVQVKKKEGKYDVKLLAVDIPMASGPDQRLFLIGDEEEYRIGGGLIGELRDPVVRAMAATKELEERDDIEAEEDEERELHEAERKHHEEFERLERERTQ